The window GCCTGATACGGAAAAACGGCTTCCTCGACCGATACTCCACTGGCGTCGGCGGCTTCTTTGGATAGCCCGACTGTCGCGATTTCCGGCGCGGTGAAGACGACCCCGGGGACGGCGCGCGGCGCAAAAATCGCGTTCTCGCCGGCGATCGCCGCCACGGCCACCAGCGCCTCCGCGCTGGCTTTGTGCGCCAGCATCGGCCCGGGGACGATGTCGCCGATGGCGAAAATCGCCGGGTCCTTGGTTCGCCGCTGCCCGTCCACCTCGATGAAACCGCGTGAATCGCGCGTCACCGCGGTGTTTTCCAGGCCGATCGAACCGGTGAACGGTTTGCGGCCGACCGTGACCAGGATTTTCTCGGCCTCCAGGATGCTCGTCGCGCCGTCCGGGCCGACGACCGTCAGTTTGCCGATGCCGCCGGCAACTTCCAGGCCGGTCGCCTTGGTTTGCAGCAGCGTCTTGATCTTCAACCGCCGCAAGTTGCGCTCCACCAGTTTGACGGCGTCGCGCGGCTGGCCGGTCAGCAAGCCGTCGAGCAACTCCACCACCGTGACCTGGCTGCCGAGCATGGCGTAAACCGTTCCCAATTCCATCCCGATGTACCCGCCGCCAACCACGATGAGCCGCGGCGGAATTTCACCGAGCGCCAAAGCTTCACGGCTGGAAATCACCACCTGGCCGTCGAAAGGAAGCCCGGGCACCTCGAACGGTTTCGAGCCGGTGGCGAGAATCGTCGCGCGGGTGGTCAGTTCACGCTCACCACCGGCCTCGCGGACGCGAATCGTCTTGGCATCAATGAATGAAGCCTCGCCGGCGATCACCGTGGCGCCGGCGGCTTTCAACAACGAGCCGACACCGGTGGTCAGGCGTTTGACGATCCGATCCTTCCAGGCGATGGAATTGCGCCATTCAATTGCCGGTTTTTCCACCGCGATACCCAGGGACCGGAAATCGCCGATCGCGGCGTAGGCGTCGGCGACGTGGATCAACGCCTTGCTGGGAATGCAACCATGATTCAGGCATTCGCCGCCCAGGGATTCCTTTTCGATCACCGCGGTTTTCAACCCTTTTTGCGCGGCGCGAATCCCGGCGACATAACCACCCGGGCCCGCTCCGATCACCACGACATCGAAGACTTCACTCATCATTCCCCTCGTTTTCCGCGGCCGGCGTGGTCGGGCCGCCGGTGGAATTCTTCTCATTCGCCAGATCCACCAGTTGCCGGTCGATGCGGTCGCGCAGATCACCGACCGGCGACCCGGCATTCTCCGCGATGGTCAACTGGTCTTTCAACGCCCGCAAACCGACCGCGTCGTCGGCCGCCGTATAAAGATCCAGCAGCCGCATGGCTGTCGCAAAATCATAACCATTGTTTTGC is drawn from Myxococcales bacterium and contains these coding sequences:
- the lpdA gene encoding dihydrolipoyl dehydrogenase codes for the protein MMSEVFDVVVIGAGPGGYVAGIRAAQKGLKTAVIEKESLGGECLNHGCIPSKALIHVADAYAAIGDFRSLGIAVEKPAIEWRNSIAWKDRIVKRLTTGVGSLLKAAGATVIAGEASFIDAKTIRVREAGGERELTTRATILATGSKPFEVPGLPFDGQVVISSREALALGEIPPRLIVVGGGYIGMELGTVYAMLGSQVTVVELLDGLLTGQPRDAVKLVERNLRRLKIKTLLQTKATGLEVAGGIGKLTVVGPDGATSILEAEKILVTVGRKPFTGSIGLENTAVTRDSRGFIEVDGQRRTKDPAIFAIGDIVPGPMLAHKASAEALVAVAAIAGENAIFAPRAVPGVVFTAPEIATVGLSKEAADASGVSVEEAVFPYQALGKALTMGASEGYFKWIYRLPDQVIVGAEIVGRDASALIGEAALALENELTLHQVARTIHPHPTLSEGWHEAAELGLGWPIHLPRK